A single window of Nicotiana sylvestris chromosome 5, ASM39365v2, whole genome shotgun sequence DNA harbors:
- the LOC104220242 gene encoding uncharacterized protein: MNASYMHLFLCTSISGWQHCRPVVVVDGTFLKSAYMGIMLTASTMDAAGTILPLAYAVVDYEKDASWKWFFEQFKQAYGERPSMCVVLDRNESILKATSIVYPGMPHYSSIWHIWTNIRLKFKKGHLQLHELYFATARSYTLDEFNERMSKIEEVEPRVKSYLYDIGYHRWSRIHATVNRTWTMTSNIAESLNAVTKDARELPIFDLLEYMRTLLERWTSENY, from the exons ATGAATGCTTCTTATATGCATTTGTTTCTTTGTACATCAATAAGTGGTTGGCAACATTGTAGGCCAGTAGTAGTGGTTGATGGGACATTCTTAAAGTCAGCCTACATGGGGATTATGCTGACAGCAAGCACCATGGATGCAGCAG GTACAATATTGCCCTTGGCATATGCTGTGGTTGATTATGAAAAAGACGCATCTTGGAagtggttctttgagcaattcaagcaGGCATATGGTGAAAGACCTTCAATGTGTGTTGTTTTAGATAGGAATGAGAGTATACTGAAGGCAACATCAATTGTCTATCCGGGCATGCCACACTACTCTTCCATAtggcatatttggacaaatataaggTTAAAATTCAAGAAGGGTCATCTACAATTACATGAATTGTACTTTGCTACAGCACGATCATACACTTtggatgaatttaatgaaaggatgtcGAAGATTGAAGAGGTAGAACCGCGTGTGAAATCTTACCTATAtgatattggctatcatagatggtCAAGAATACATGCAACAGTGAATAGAACGTGGACAATGACATCAAATATTGCAGAGTCGTTGAACGCTGTAACAAAAGATGCAAGAGAGTTGCCTATATTTGACCTTTTAGAGTATATGCGGACACTGCTAGAACGTTGGACCAGCGAAAATTATTGA